One window of Thermoanaerobacter uzonensis DSM 18761 genomic DNA carries:
- a CDS encoding TIGR01440 family protein — protein MDLKEISKQSEEVIEELLDITNLKPGSLFVLGGSTSEILGKKVGTAGSLDVAKAVVDPILEAIRKRGLYLAVQGCEHINRALLVEEEAKDKYGLEEVNVIPHEHAGGSIQTYAYQQFKNPVMVENLKGLGHAGLDIGLVLIGMHLRPVVVPVRLSRNKIGEATIVAARTRPKMVGGERAKYKKL, from the coding sequence ATGGATTTAAAAGAGATTTCAAAGCAGTCAGAGGAGGTCATAGAGGAGTTACTTGACATAACGAATTTAAAGCCGGGGAGTCTTTTTGTCTTGGGTGGAAGTACAAGTGAAATATTGGGCAAGAAAGTGGGAACTGCAGGAAGTCTTGATGTGGCAAAAGCAGTGGTTGACCCAATTTTAGAGGCAATACGTAAAAGGGGTTTATACCTTGCAGTGCAGGGCTGTGAGCATATAAACAGGGCTCTTTTAGTAGAGGAAGAGGCAAAAGATAAGTACGGGCTTGAAGAAGTAAATGTCATTCCTCATGAACATGCAGGGGGGTCAATACAAACCTATGCTTATCAGCAGTTCAAGAATCCTGTAATGGTAGAAAATTTGAAGGGTTTGGGACATGCTGGGCTTGACATAGGACTTGTCCTGATTGGAATGCATTTGAGACCTGTGGTTGTACCTGTGAGATTGAGTCGGAATAAAATAGGTGAAGCTACAATTGTCGCAGCAAGGACAAGGCCTAAGATGGTAGGAGGAGAAAGGGCAAAATATAAAAAATTATAA
- a CDS encoding S-layer homology domain-containing protein: MKKFISIAIALVFLFTLIVTPNTVQAQADTKISLKQAIEIAKTKLDISDNGYDFSSNYYEYGNTKSWILNWNSSSKGNISVTIDADTGEITNYYGWSPVLQKQTRIPKYTQDEAKKVAIEFLQKIAPEKFKETKEQIINSYGYNDYSYDYNFSFERIVNDIPFPYNSLNVTVNKNTLKVTSYSLTWGNYTFPDPKAAISKEEAIKIFKEKIGLKLQYNLVYDQVYGDEPQAILVYGIYQNAPIDAITGEIKTSDNYYMPMYGGRGGDVGAESSQKFSPEEQKAIEASEKYISKDKAIEVVKNNIPFSISDYKLSSVNLYSNNNYPPAKSNPIWSLNWSLTKDNKYYYVNASVDAVTGELISFSIGNPDMDNVQGKKPSYTKEQMRKIAEDYLKKIIPEKFSKTAYQEENYKMIDWPSYPFRYVEISNGILCPFNNINVNVNQYTGDIVSYSINWTSVKLPAAENTISLEEAYKIMFDNSEFTLMYIPDSDYKSPDQPPTIQLVYQSNFFNYINAKTGQIIDYSGKPVVKQSKINFTDIKGNWAEKDINLLVQYGIIDVKEDKFYPNKDILQKDFIKILIKAIQPDYYYTMPSYSDDYDTYYAIAINKNIITEKEKSPDSIVTRQQAAKMLVKSLGAGYIADIPDIFIINFKDNDKIPKDMIGYIAIVSGLKIMNGSDGYFEPQQPLTRAQAAAVIVRYLQLNK; encoded by the coding sequence ATGAAAAAATTTATTTCCATCGCAATTGCCCTTGTCTTCCTGTTTACACTTATAGTAACACCAAACACTGTACAGGCACAAGCTGATACTAAGATAAGTTTAAAACAGGCCATTGAAATAGCAAAAACAAAATTAGACATAAGTGATAATGGCTATGACTTTAGCTCTAACTACTATGAATATGGTAATACAAAATCATGGATTCTCAATTGGAATTCTTCTTCAAAAGGAAACATAAGCGTCACAATAGATGCTGATACAGGTGAGATTACAAACTATTATGGTTGGAGTCCTGTTTTACAAAAACAGACGAGAATTCCAAAATATACACAGGATGAAGCAAAAAAAGTAGCAATTGAATTCTTACAAAAAATTGCTCCTGAAAAATTTAAAGAAACAAAAGAACAAATTATTAATAGCTATGGTTACAATGACTATTCTTATGACTATAACTTTTCCTTTGAAAGAATAGTAAATGATATACCTTTCCCGTATAATTCTTTAAACGTCACAGTAAATAAAAACACTTTAAAAGTAACATCTTATTCATTAACTTGGGGAAATTATACCTTCCCTGACCCTAAAGCCGCAATATCTAAGGAAGAAGCAATAAAAATATTTAAAGAAAAAATAGGTTTAAAACTTCAATACAACTTAGTCTACGACCAAGTATATGGCGATGAACCTCAAGCAATTTTAGTCTATGGTATATACCAAAATGCTCCAATTGATGCTATTACAGGAGAAATAAAAACAAGTGATAACTATTATATGCCAATGTACGGTGGTCGTGGCGGAGATGTAGGAGCAGAATCTTCACAAAAATTCTCCCCAGAAGAGCAAAAAGCAATCGAAGCCTCTGAAAAATACATATCAAAAGACAAAGCTATTGAAGTGGTTAAAAACAACATTCCTTTTTCAATAAGCGATTATAAATTAAGCAGTGTAAACTTATATAGTAACAATAATTATCCCCCTGCAAAATCAAATCCTATATGGAGTCTTAATTGGAGTTTAACTAAAGACAATAAATACTACTATGTAAATGCTTCTGTTGATGCAGTTACAGGTGAATTAATTTCTTTTTCAATAGGAAATCCCGATATGGACAATGTGCAAGGAAAAAAACCTTCCTACACCAAAGAACAGATGCGAAAAATCGCTGAAGATTACCTTAAAAAAATAATACCTGAAAAGTTCAGCAAAACAGCATATCAAGAAGAAAACTACAAAATGATTGATTGGCCATCATATCCATTCAGATATGTAGAAATATCAAATGGAATTTTGTGTCCCTTCAATAATATAAACGTCAATGTAAATCAATATACAGGTGACATAGTTTCATATTCTATAAATTGGACTTCTGTAAAATTGCCTGCTGCAGAAAATACAATAAGCCTTGAGGAAGCTTACAAAATAATGTTTGACAACTCTGAATTTACATTAATGTACATCCCTGACTCTGACTATAAATCTCCAGATCAACCTCCAACAATACAACTAGTTTATCAATCAAACTTTTTTAACTATATAAATGCGAAAACTGGCCAAATTATAGATTACTCTGGAAAACCCGTAGTAAAACAATCTAAAATTAATTTTACTGATATCAAAGGGAATTGGGCAGAAAAAGATATAAATCTCTTGGTACAATACGGAATAATTGATGTAAAAGAAGACAAATTTTATCCAAATAAAGATATCCTCCAAAAGGATTTTATAAAAATACTCATTAAAGCAATACAGCCTGACTATTATTACACCATGCCAAGTTACTCAGATGATTATGATACTTACTATGCCATAGCAATAAATAAAAATATCATAACAGAAAAAGAAAAAAGCCCTGATTCTATTGTCACAAGACAACAAGCAGCTAAAATGCTTGTAAAAAGTTTAGGTGCTGGTTATATTGCCGATATCCCAGATATATTTATAATAAACTTTAAAGACAATGATAAAATACCTAAAGACATGATAGGATATATAGCTATAGTATCAGGTCTTAAAATAATGAATGGTTCAGATGGATACTTTGAACCTCAACAGCCTTTAACAAGAGCCCAGGCTGCTGCTGTAATAGTAAGATATCTTCAATTGAATAAATAA
- a CDS encoding glycosyl hydrolase family 18 protein encodes MDNKWYFDIAPGAIDDLKAHAKDITTLIPFWYGVKEDGTLADMSSTDVKKIASDNNLPIYAIIHNYSDPKKSQLIHDLLSIPALRNNLISNIRNIAETNNYPGVNIDFEFVPPEDRENLNIFIHDLYITLKPIGRIVTISVPAELADNPRHPFSGAFQYSFIAQYADEVYILAYDEHFSQPGPIASIGFVTNVLNYATTVIPLQKIWLGMAVYGYDWTQGVNYPRTLTYQQAVDLAKNLGVTIIYDQTAQESTYTYVLDGKIHTVWFEDSKSFSAKLSLVDSYKLSGIAVWRLGQEDPNIWNILRGR; translated from the coding sequence ATGGATAACAAATGGTATTTTGATATAGCTCCCGGTGCTATCGATGATTTGAAGGCCCATGCAAAGGATATAACAACCCTCATCCCTTTTTGGTACGGGGTAAAAGAAGATGGAACTCTCGCTGACATGTCTTCCACTGACGTCAAAAAAATTGCCTCTGACAACAATTTACCTATTTATGCCATAATCCACAACTATTCAGACCCTAAAAAGTCTCAACTAATACACGATTTACTTTCAATACCAGCTCTCAGAAATAATTTAATTTCAAACATACGAAATATAGCTGAGACAAATAATTATCCAGGAGTCAATATAGACTTTGAATTCGTCCCTCCTGAAGACAGGGAAAACTTAAACATTTTTATACATGACCTATACATTACCCTAAAACCCATAGGTAGAATTGTCACAATTTCTGTCCCAGCAGAACTGGCTGACAATCCAAGGCATCCTTTTTCAGGCGCTTTTCAATATTCCTTTATCGCCCAATATGCCGACGAAGTATATATTTTAGCCTATGATGAACATTTTTCACAACCTGGTCCCATCGCCTCTATAGGTTTTGTAACAAATGTTTTAAATTACGCTACAACAGTCATACCACTTCAAAAAATATGGCTGGGAATGGCTGTTTATGGGTATGATTGGACACAGGGCGTAAATTACCCAAGAACTCTAACATACCAACAAGCTGTGGACTTAGCAAAAAATTTAGGAGTAACTATAATATACGACCAAACCGCTCAAGAATCCACCTACACCTATGTACTGGACGGAAAAATCCACACAGTATGGTTTGAAGATTCAAAAAGTTTTTCTGCAAAATTATCTCTAGTAGACAGCTATAAACTATCCGGTATAGCCGTGTGGAGATTAGGTCAAGAAGACCCTAATATATGGAATATTTTAAGAGGAAGATGA
- a CDS encoding LiaF transmembrane domain-containing protein, translating into MKKRTGILASAVSLIFVGILLILLNFNVYVPYFIYKMVWPAFFILLGLELIFSNKLYGEENSSINLGVILLAILILIFTSKLFYLDPLSIINF; encoded by the coding sequence ATGAAAAAAAGAACGGGAATTTTAGCTAGTGCAGTTTCTCTTATATTTGTGGGAATTTTGTTAATTTTGTTGAACTTTAATGTGTATGTGCCTTATTTTATTTATAAAATGGTATGGCCTGCCTTTTTTATTTTGCTAGGGTTGGAGTTAATATTTAGCAATAAACTCTATGGAGAAGAAAATAGTAGCATTAATTTAGGAGTCATATTATTGGCGATTTTGATTTTAATTTTTACAAGCAAACTTTTTTATTTAGATCCTTTAAGTATCATCAATTTTTGA
- a CDS encoding PspC domain-containing protein gives MGRKLYRSREQKMLGGVCGGIAEYFDVDVTLVRLICLLAIFSGFGLIPYIIAWIIIPENPYQLKGKIIDEEPKTGEQQDNAVETEDKTNKANEILGWVLVILGVLLLLNRLLPWLSFKIIWPVLLIIIGLGILFKKT, from the coding sequence ATGGGTAGAAAATTGTACAGGTCTAGGGAACAAAAAATGTTAGGAGGAGTTTGCGGGGGAATAGCGGAGTACTTTGATGTTGACGTGACTTTAGTAAGGCTTATTTGCCTTTTGGCTATATTTAGCGGTTTTGGATTGATTCCATATATCATTGCGTGGATAATAATACCAGAAAATCCTTATCAATTAAAAGGAAAAATTATAGATGAAGAGCCTAAAACCGGAGAGCAACAAGATAACGCAGTAGAAACAGAAGATAAAACCAACAAAGCAAATGAAATTTTAGGTTGGGTTTTAGTGATTTTGGGAGTATTGCTTTTATTAAATAGATTATTACCTTGGTTGAGTTTTAAAATTATTTGGCCGGTTTTGCTGATTATAATTGGTTTAGGGATTTTATTTAAAAAAACATAG
- the pdaB gene encoding polysaccharide deacetylase family sporulation protein PdaB gives MAPRRLRQKNRSIIYTLIIVFLMLVLIGSAAFAYKYMFEDRYVQVNSTTKIWNTPSDKEKSSSPLQQQPNTTKNQEKNNSKQTSSNQNSVNPNTTKDTKVSDTTNGPHEENISPQIDNLDKDYGISTFIFKLLNKSEIEKLFGPPIPFNKRVFGYNKSAGKVVALTFDDGPIPEYTEKYVDILKSMEVKATFFVIGKNAQKHPDLLKYIFENGNEIGLHSYSHFNMSKMKPEQMVEELYKTQKIVVESTGIKPTLFRPPYGAFNKTLLEISDALGLHVVLWNVDPDDWRNPAVESVVNRVISHTKNGSVILMHEGKINTLAALPLIIEKLKSEGYSFVTVSELLNYEKNNNIANSNQEQQKD, from the coding sequence ATGGCCCCAAGAAGACTCCGCCAAAAAAATAGAAGTATAATTTATACACTTATAATTGTGTTTTTAATGTTAGTCCTCATTGGTTCAGCAGCTTTTGCCTATAAATATATGTTTGAGGATAGATATGTACAAGTAAATTCTACCACAAAAATTTGGAACACACCATCTGACAAAGAAAAAAGTTCCTCCCCACTGCAACAACAACCTAATACTACCAAAAATCAGGAAAAAAATAATTCTAAACAAACTTCTTCAAACCAAAATTCTGTAAACCCTAATACTACAAAAGACACTAAAGTAAGTGATACTACAAATGGGCCACATGAGGAAAATATCTCTCCTCAAATTGATAATTTAGATAAAGATTATGGCATAAGTACTTTCATATTCAAATTGCTCAATAAATCCGAGATAGAAAAACTCTTTGGGCCTCCTATCCCTTTTAATAAAAGAGTTTTTGGTTATAACAAAAGTGCAGGTAAAGTAGTCGCTCTTACCTTTGATGACGGACCGATACCAGAATATACAGAGAAATATGTTGATATATTAAAAAGCATGGAAGTAAAAGCTACATTTTTTGTCATTGGCAAAAATGCTCAAAAACATCCTGACCTTTTAAAATATATTTTTGAAAATGGCAATGAAATTGGACTACATTCCTACAGCCACTTTAATATGTCGAAAATGAAGCCAGAGCAAATGGTAGAGGAACTTTACAAAACACAAAAAATTGTCGTTGAATCTACAGGAATAAAACCTACACTCTTTAGACCTCCTTATGGAGCTTTTAACAAAACTCTTTTAGAAATATCAGATGCATTGGGACTTCATGTTGTTTTATGGAATGTAGATCCAGATGACTGGCGAAACCCAGCAGTAGAAAGTGTAGTCAATCGGGTGATAAGTCACACAAAAAACGGTTCAGTAATTCTCATGCATGAAGGAAAAATTAATACTTTAGCTGCACTTCCTTTAATAATAGAAAAACTAAAATCTGAAGGTTATAGTTTTGTAACTGTATCAGAGCTTTTAAATTATGAAAAAAATAATAATATAGCAAATAGCAACCAAGAACAGCAAAAAGATTAG
- a CDS encoding amino acid permease codes for MEKGELSVNELVLIGVGGILGAGFFLASGIAIHTAGPIIILNYIVSAFIMSQVFYALSQMITYKPVEGTFRVYAEEVLGDIGGFLSGWVYWTAGVFIMSSEVTASAIFTKYWFLKTPLWIFVLFYSILVIGINLMGTKNFGEIESWFSTIKIVSLFIIVIVGILTIMGFFTKTPTIGIKNLYAHGGFAPHGIKGFLGAMLMSLIPFGGVEVVAMSAVKTKNPQKYTPIARKYIVLFLTILYISSITLLLMIIPWDTISINESPFIKLLSFTKIPFIASIMNFVILTAALTTMNGAMYAVTQVLYSLGQGRFAPTFLTKKTKKDVPIYALALSSFGLFIAVILSYILPKDVYEYITSATGFVQFFNWIIILYTFIKYKPVMGNTSSSKKEWFTIMLIGIVLSSTLLTPKQSVGFVGGIIILLIIFFLYYIIKKLNLFDVW; via the coding sequence ATGGAAAAAGGTGAACTATCTGTCAACGAATTAGTTCTTATTGGCGTTGGAGGAATTTTGGGAGCAGGATTTTTCTTAGCCAGTGGCATTGCAATTCATACTGCCGGCCCTATTATTATACTTAATTACATTGTATCAGCTTTTATCATGTCACAAGTTTTTTATGCACTGTCACAAATGATTACTTATAAACCGGTAGAGGGGACTTTTAGAGTATACGCAGAAGAAGTTTTGGGAGATATTGGAGGTTTTTTAAGCGGATGGGTGTACTGGACAGCAGGAGTTTTCATCATGTCCAGTGAAGTAACTGCATCAGCTATATTTACTAAATATTGGTTCCTAAAAACACCCCTTTGGATTTTTGTACTTTTTTATTCTATACTAGTTATAGGTATCAATTTAATGGGGACTAAAAACTTTGGAGAAATTGAATCCTGGTTTTCTACCATAAAGATAGTATCTTTATTTATTATAGTCATAGTAGGAATTCTTACAATAATGGGCTTTTTTACAAAGACTCCTACTATAGGAATTAAAAATCTTTATGCTCATGGAGGATTTGCACCTCACGGTATAAAAGGATTTTTAGGTGCAATGCTCATGTCACTGATCCCCTTTGGCGGTGTAGAAGTTGTAGCAATGTCAGCAGTAAAAACGAAAAATCCTCAAAAATATACTCCAATAGCTCGTAAATATATAGTCTTATTTCTTACAATATTATACATTTCCTCAATAACCCTATTACTAATGATAATACCATGGGACACCATATCCATTAACGAAAGCCCCTTTATAAAACTTTTGTCCTTTACCAAAATTCCCTTTATAGCTTCAATAATGAATTTTGTAATACTTACTGCAGCTTTAACTACAATGAATGGCGCAATGTATGCCGTAACACAAGTTCTCTACTCTTTGGGGCAAGGCAGGTTTGCTCCAACTTTTTTAACAAAAAAAACAAAAAAAGATGTACCCATATATGCTCTTGCCTTAAGTAGTTTTGGGCTTTTCATAGCAGTTATTCTTTCTTACATACTACCAAAGGACGTCTACGAGTACATAACAAGCGCTACAGGATTTGTACAATTTTTCAACTGGATAATAATACTCTACACATTTATAAAATACAAACCTGTCATGGGAAATACCTCATCTTCAAAAAAAGAATGGTTTACAATAATGCTGATAGGGATAGTATTGTCTTCCACATTGTTAACACCAAAACAATCTGTTGGATTTGTCGGAGGAATTATAATACTCCTAATAATCTTCTTTTTATATTATATAATTAAAAAACTTAACCTTTTTGACGTATGGTAA
- a CDS encoding CC/Se motif family (seleno)protein codes for MFYLKITKAAKEYILKKGGNIYIKYHDIQNCCIEPNLTPEVFIGIPKNQEKYYIVGVDKINVYVDKIIYERELENLTIELKSILGIKYIAINGWKVI; via the coding sequence GTGTTTTATTTGAAAATCACTAAAGCTGCAAAAGAATATATACTCAAAAAAGGTGGCAATATATACATTAAATATCATGATATCCAAAATTGCTGTATAGAGCCTAACCTCACCCCAGAAGTATTTATTGGTATTCCAAAAAATCAAGAAAAATACTATATTGTAGGTGTTGACAAAATTAATGTATATGTAGACAAAATAATATATGAAAGGGAATTAGAAAATTTAACAATTGAACTTAAAAGTATTTTAGGCATAAAATATATTGCAATCAATGGATGGAAAGTAATTTAA
- a CDS encoding carbon starvation CstA family protein — protein MSAMVLVIIAASVYALAYRFYGAFIAAKVLAFDESRTTPAYRLENGYDYVPTNKWVLFGHHFAAIAGAGPLVGPVLAAQFGYLPGALWILIGAVLAGAVHDMVILFASVRHDGSSIIDITRKEVGKVSGVATAIAVIFILVIAMAGLALVVVNALYNSPWGTFTVAATIPIAIFMGIYMKWIRPDDVKGATIIGVTLLILSVVAGPYIEHTALASYLTFNQKEMTVILASYGFIAAVLPVWLLLVPRDYLSTYMKLGVMLLLAIGVIIVNPAIRMPAVTQFVSGGGPIIPGKVWPYVFITIACGALSGFHSLVSSGTTPKMIKNEKDILPIAYGAMLAEGFVAMMALIAATSLIPADYFAINVTPEVFQKLGMKVVDLPVLSQLVGENVAGRPGGAVTLGVGMTFIFSKIPFLEHLGAYLYHFVILFEALFILTTIDAGTRIGRYLLQEAGGAIYKPLRDRNWWPGIILTSFLMSFAWGYLVYGGNISTIWPLFGTSNQLLGAIALALGTTVIIRKGKPQYMWITLIPFIFVAATTLYAAYLNIVTNYLPKGNMLLVVLSLAIILLTIIIIIDSVVKWYGWLKKGKLTKEAIEASVFN, from the coding sequence ATGAGTGCAATGGTATTAGTCATCATAGCAGCAAGTGTATACGCTTTAGCGTACCGATTTTACGGAGCCTTCATTGCTGCCAAAGTTTTAGCATTTGATGAAAGCAGGACAACACCTGCTTATAGACTGGAAAATGGCTATGACTACGTTCCAACTAACAAATGGGTCCTTTTTGGTCACCATTTTGCTGCAATAGCCGGTGCAGGACCTCTTGTAGGACCAGTACTTGCTGCACAATTTGGTTATCTGCCAGGAGCATTGTGGATTTTAATTGGCGCAGTACTGGCAGGAGCAGTTCACGACATGGTAATACTTTTCGCTTCTGTAAGGCATGATGGATCTTCTATAATAGACATTACCAGAAAAGAAGTAGGTAAAGTATCAGGAGTAGCAACTGCTATAGCTGTTATTTTCATACTTGTGATTGCAATGGCAGGTCTTGCACTCGTTGTAGTAAATGCCTTGTACAACAGCCCATGGGGAACATTTACAGTTGCTGCCACAATTCCCATAGCAATATTTATGGGAATATACATGAAATGGATTAGACCTGACGATGTAAAAGGAGCAACAATAATAGGTGTGACTCTTTTGATATTGTCCGTTGTAGCAGGTCCATACATTGAACACACAGCTTTAGCCAGTTATTTAACATTTAACCAAAAAGAAATGACTGTAATACTGGCTAGCTACGGTTTCATTGCAGCAGTATTACCCGTATGGCTTTTGTTAGTACCCAGGGATTATTTAAGCACCTATATGAAATTAGGTGTAATGCTTCTTCTTGCAATAGGAGTCATAATTGTAAATCCTGCTATAAGAATGCCTGCTGTAACACAATTTGTTTCAGGAGGAGGTCCTATAATCCCTGGAAAAGTATGGCCTTATGTGTTTATAACAATAGCCTGTGGAGCTTTATCTGGTTTTCATTCTCTTGTGTCATCTGGAACAACGCCTAAAATGATAAAAAACGAAAAAGATATACTGCCTATAGCTTATGGAGCAATGTTAGCAGAAGGTTTTGTTGCAATGATGGCTTTAATCGCTGCCACAAGCTTGATTCCTGCTGATTATTTCGCCATAAATGTAACTCCTGAAGTCTTTCAAAAGTTGGGCATGAAAGTTGTAGACCTACCAGTTCTATCCCAATTAGTTGGAGAAAATGTAGCAGGAAGACCAGGGGGTGCAGTAACTCTTGGTGTAGGTATGACATTTATCTTCTCTAAAATTCCTTTTTTAGAGCATCTCGGTGCCTATCTCTATCATTTTGTAATACTATTTGAAGCATTATTCATCTTAACTACAATAGACGCAGGCACTCGTATTGGAAGATATTTGTTACAAGAAGCAGGTGGAGCAATATACAAACCTTTAAGAGATAGGAATTGGTGGCCAGGGATAATTCTGACAAGTTTCTTGATGTCTTTTGCATGGGGTTACTTAGTATATGGTGGAAACATTTCAACAATATGGCCTTTGTTTGGAACTTCCAACCAATTACTTGGAGCAATAGCTTTGGCTTTGGGAACAACTGTCATTATTAGAAAAGGAAAACCTCAATACATGTGGATAACATTAATTCCTTTCATATTCGTAGCTGCAACCACTTTGTACGCTGCATATTTAAATATAGTTACCAACTACCTTCCAAAAGGTAACATGCTACTTGTCGTACTTTCGCTCGCAATAATACTACTGACAATAATCATTATAATAGATTCTGTAGTAAAATGGTATGGATGGCTTAAAAAAGGAAAGCTCACAAAAGAGGCAATTGAAGCAAGTGTATTTAATTAA